From the Desulfovibrio sp. TomC genome, one window contains:
- a CDS encoding ACT domain-containing protein, producing the protein MKAEQISIFLENRTGRLEEVTRVLAEAGISIRALSLADTSDFGILRLIVSDHEKAKAALKENGFTVGRNAVVAVEVSDKPGGLHAILSLLNAGGVNVEYMYAFVHQCERSAVIIFRFDRTDQAIELLQKNNIAIIPGDKLYTI; encoded by the coding sequence ATGAAAGCCGAACAGATTTCCATTTTTCTGGAAAACCGGACCGGTCGCCTGGAAGAAGTGACCCGCGTCCTGGCCGAAGCCGGCATCAGCATCCGCGCCCTGTCCCTGGCCGACACCTCGGACTTCGGCATCCTGCGCCTTATTGTCAGCGACCACGAAAAAGCCAAGGCGGCGCTGAAGGAAAACGGCTTCACCGTGGGCCGAAATGCCGTGGTGGCTGTCGAAGTTTCAGACAAGCCCGGCGGACTGCACGCCATTTTGAGCCTGCTCAACGCCGGCGGCGTCAATGTGGAATATATGTACGCCTTCGTGCACCAGTGCGAGCGTTCGGCAGTCATCATCTTCCGCTTCGACCGCACCGATCAGGCCATTGAGCTGTTGCAGAAAAACAATATCGCCATCATTCCCGGGGACAAGCTCTACACCATCTAG
- a CDS encoding RtcB family protein encodes MGPVLRQIEALAWELPQTGAMRTRAVFYGSQAAAKALEDGVLTQLANVTGLPGVVGPVLAMPDAHPGYGFPIGAVAAFDPEAGGVVSAGGVGFDIACGVRTLVGNLSRQDVEPVREQLADRLFARIPCGLGQGGALRLSDAAMDRMLRGGAAWAVGQGYGEAGDLTRCEEGGVMAGADPAAVSGLARKRQRDALGTLGSGNHYLEVQYIDEIYDHPAAAAYGLRRDQVAVSIHCGSRGLGHQTATDHMAAMRQAAPGHGITLPDPDLACAPIASALGQSYLGAMRAAINCALAGRQVLSHLVREVFAELFPGCRLPLLFDVSHNTCKVERHQTERGVKTLYVHRKGATRAYGPGHPELPDFCRAVGQPVIIGGSMGTASFILCGAASAAGRSFASACHGAGRALGRRQAAKQFPARSVLADLAERGISLRAKSLKGVGEEAPAAYKDIEDVAHTTQELGLARKIARLRPLACIKG; translated from the coding sequence ATGGGACCTGTGCTCCGCCAAATCGAGGCTCTGGCCTGGGAATTGCCGCAGACCGGGGCCATGCGCACGCGGGCCGTTTTTTACGGCAGTCAGGCCGCGGCCAAGGCCCTGGAGGACGGTGTCCTGACACAGCTCGCCAATGTGACCGGATTGCCCGGCGTCGTTGGCCCGGTCCTGGCCATGCCCGACGCCCATCCAGGCTATGGATTTCCCATCGGCGCGGTGGCGGCTTTCGACCCGGAGGCTGGCGGCGTGGTATCGGCCGGAGGCGTGGGTTTCGACATTGCCTGCGGCGTACGCACCCTTGTCGGCAACCTTTCCCGGCAGGACGTCGAACCGGTGCGGGAACAGCTGGCCGACCGCCTTTTCGCCCGCATCCCCTGCGGCCTCGGCCAGGGCGGGGCGCTTCGCCTGTCGGACGCCGCCATGGACAGGATGCTTCGCGGCGGCGCGGCCTGGGCCGTGGGCCAGGGCTACGGCGAAGCCGGCGACCTGACCCGATGCGAGGAGGGCGGCGTCATGGCCGGAGCCGATCCAGCGGCTGTGTCCGGGCTCGCCCGCAAGCGCCAGCGCGACGCTCTGGGAACGCTCGGTTCCGGCAACCACTATCTTGAAGTGCAATACATCGACGAGATATACGATCACCCTGCCGCCGCCGCCTACGGCCTTCGCCGCGATCAGGTGGCCGTATCGATCCACTGCGGTTCCCGGGGCCTGGGCCATCAGACGGCAACCGACCACATGGCCGCCATGCGCCAAGCCGCTCCCGGCCACGGCATAACGCTCCCCGACCCGGATCTGGCCTGCGCGCCCATTGCATCGGCCCTTGGACAGTCCTATCTCGGCGCCATGCGGGCCGCCATCAACTGCGCCCTGGCCGGCCGACAGGTGTTAAGTCACCTCGTGCGCGAGGTCTTTGCCGAATTGTTCCCCGGCTGCCGGCTCCCTCTTCTTTTCGACGTCTCCCACAACACCTGCAAGGTGGAGCGGCATCAAACGGAACGCGGCGTCAAAACCCTCTACGTCCACCGCAAAGGAGCCACCCGGGCCTACGGGCCGGGCCATCCGGAACTGCCGGACTTCTGCCGGGCCGTCGGACAACCGGTCATTATCGGCGGCAGTATGGGGACGGCCTCCTTTATTCTCTGCGGCGCGGCCTCCGCTGCCGGCCGCTCGTTTGCCTCGGCCTGCCACGGAGCCGGACGCGCCCTGGGACGCCGTCAGGCGGCCAAACAGTTCCCAGCCCGCAGCGTGCTGGCCGATCTGGCCGAGCGCGGCATTTCCCTGCGCGCCAAAAGCCTCAAAGGGGTTGGCGAAGAGGCTCCGGCAGCCTACAAGGACATAGAAGACGTGGCCCACACGACCCAGGAGCTGGGTCTGGCCCGTAAAATCGCCAGGCTTCGTCCCCTGGCCTGCATCAAGGGGTAA
- a CDS encoding ATP-binding protein — protein sequence MLEGLIRETDALEKLTGDALLLVDKDDIILHATPGAAAFLGVPANQLTGMPLGLPLDGESVREVRLPATGRLAVMRREILRRTDLPLTRVLLRDLAPLRAAEDQLVAAREAAKAGERAKSHFLANITHEIRTPMIGILGMTELTLATELTAKQREYLEMARHSAQSLLTVLNDIVDYARIEVGALELARLPFDLRATAEEIISVFRPLAAKKGLSLTYRFVGAVPHTLVGDASRLRQVLINLVGNAVKFTDAGSVVLVIARTDSGPTSSRARLHFEVRDTGIGIPGDKIQTIFDSFTQADVSPARRYQGAGLGLAIVRHLVEMMGGTYHVESEEGKGSIFTFEMDFALPGSLTTVAPAAVAPQPAKARSLTILLAEDNPINQIYAQELLEMDGHEVVVAHTGRRALEALRKKRFDAILMDIQMPEMDGLEATRAIRNDTSGDFDPGIPIVALTAHALKGDRETFLQAGMNEYLSKPVSPSELEMALSRVMGLSPTQAQDQPLPRDDGRLVLDWTELLSKARGNTGFLMKLFGAFVAEQPGNLVSMRDALTGPDLQHLAFLAHSLKGASATMCAPVLREACHDLERASRENNQPQAQAAFERMEAAMDDVLAAMRIKLTAA from the coding sequence ATGCTTGAAGGTCTCATCCGCGAAACCGACGCCTTGGAAAAACTGACCGGTGATGCGTTGCTGCTCGTGGACAAAGACGACATCATTTTGCACGCAACGCCCGGGGCCGCAGCATTTTTGGGCGTTCCGGCCAACCAGCTGACCGGTATGCCCCTTGGTCTGCCCCTGGATGGGGAGAGTGTTCGGGAGGTGCGTCTGCCGGCTACCGGCCGTCTGGCGGTTATGCGCCGGGAAATCCTGCGCCGCACCGATCTGCCCCTGACCCGGGTGCTGCTGCGCGATCTGGCCCCCCTGCGTGCGGCCGAGGACCAGCTCGTCGCCGCCCGGGAGGCGGCCAAGGCCGGCGAACGGGCCAAAAGCCATTTCCTGGCCAACATCACCCACGAAATCCGCACCCCCATGATCGGCATCCTCGGCATGACCGAGTTGACCCTGGCCACGGAGCTTACAGCCAAGCAGCGGGAATATCTGGAGATGGCCCGCCACTCGGCCCAATCTCTACTGACCGTGCTCAACGATATTGTGGACTATGCCCGCATTGAAGTGGGCGCGTTGGAACTGGCCCGGCTACCTTTTGATCTGCGGGCCACGGCCGAGGAGATTATCAGCGTCTTCCGGCCCCTGGCAGCCAAGAAGGGTTTGTCGCTCACCTATCGTTTTGTCGGCGCCGTCCCCCATACCCTGGTCGGCGACGCCAGCCGGTTGCGTCAGGTGCTGATCAATCTGGTCGGGAATGCCGTCAAATTCACTGATGCCGGCAGCGTGGTTCTGGTCATTGCCCGAACCGATTCAGGTCCAACGTCCAGCCGGGCAAGACTGCACTTCGAGGTGCGCGATACCGGCATCGGCATCCCCGGCGATAAAATTCAGACAATTTTCGACAGTTTCACCCAGGCCGACGTGTCCCCGGCCCGGCGCTACCAGGGAGCGGGCCTCGGCTTGGCCATCGTGCGCCATCTCGTGGAAATGATGGGAGGAACCTACCATGTCGAAAGCGAGGAAGGCAAAGGCAGCATCTTCACCTTCGAGATGGACTTTGCCCTGCCCGGAAGCCTCACGACCGTTGCGCCTGCCGCAGTTGCGCCACAACCAGCCAAGGCCCGCTCCCTGACCATTCTTTTGGCCGAGGACAATCCCATCAATCAGATTTACGCCCAGGAATTGCTGGAGATGGACGGCCACGAGGTGGTGGTGGCCCACACCGGCAGACGCGCCCTGGAGGCGCTTCGCAAGAAACGCTTCGACGCTATCCTCATGGACATCCAGATGCCTGAAATGGATGGACTGGAGGCCACCCGGGCCATCAGAAACGATACCAGCGGCGACTTTGATCCGGGCATTCCCATTGTGGCCCTGACGGCCCATGCCCTCAAAGGCGACCGGGAAACATTCCTGCAAGCCGGCATGAACGAATACCTGAGCAAGCCCGTCAGTCCCAGCGAGCTTGAAATGGCCCTTAGCCGGGTGATGGGCCTCTCGCCGACTCAGGCCCAAGACCAGCCCCTGCCTCGTGACGACGGTCGGCTGGTACTCGACTGGACCGAACTGCTGTCCAAGGCCCGGGGCAACACCGGATTTCTCATGAAACTGTTCGGGGCCTTCGTGGCCGAGCAGCCGGGAAATCTGGTTTCCATGCGCGACGCACTGACCGGGCCTGACTTGCAGCATCTGGCCTTTCTGGCCCATTCCCTGAAGGGCGCCTCGGCCACCATGTGCGCCCCGGTGTTGCGCGAGGCCTGCCACGATCTGGAACGTGCTTCCCGGGAGAACAACCAGCCCCAGGCCCAGGCGGCCTTTGAGCGCATGGAAGCGGCCATGGATGATGTCTTGGCGGCCATGCGCATCAAGCTCACCGCCGCCTGA
- a CDS encoding TrmH family RNA methyltransferase — MHVCITERRAKRIEEVLARRQTDLTLVVNNIHDPHNVSAILRSCDAFGIHRVHLLYTDTAFPALGKKSSGSAKKWVETVRHRDAASLAQTLKSQGYALLATSFSETAKPLPHWNLTGKTAIILGNEHRGVDDDLAPHVDGALYIPMMGMVQSLNVSVAAAVILYEGFRQLDAAGRYDTPSLEPLEMARLVKLWSSK; from the coding sequence ATGCATGTCTGCATCACCGAGCGCCGGGCAAAGCGCATTGAGGAAGTCCTGGCCAGGCGTCAGACCGACCTGACCCTGGTTGTAAACAACATCCACGATCCCCACAACGTGTCGGCCATATTGCGAAGCTGTGACGCCTTCGGCATTCACCGCGTCCATCTGCTTTACACCGACACAGCCTTTCCGGCTCTGGGGAAAAAATCATCCGGTTCGGCCAAGAAATGGGTGGAAACCGTGCGCCACCGCGACGCGGCCTCCCTGGCGCAAACGCTCAAAAGCCAGGGCTATGCCCTGTTGGCCACGAGCTTCTCTGAAACGGCCAAACCGCTGCCGCATTGGAATCTCACCGGCAAGACCGCCATCATCCTCGGCAACGAGCACCGGGGCGTGGACGACGACTTGGCCCCGCATGTCGACGGGGCGCTGTATATCCCCATGATGGGCATGGTGCAAAGCCTTAATGTGTCGGTAGCCGCCGCAGTGATTCTGTACGAAGGGTTTCGCCAGCTCGACGCAGCCGGCCGGTACGACACCCCGAGCCTGGAACCCCTGGAGATGGCCCGGCTGGTCAAACTCTGGTCCAGCAAGTAA
- the panB gene encoding 3-methyl-2-oxobutanoate hydroxymethyltransferase: MPRISAPDVTAAKGARKIAMLAAYDYTSARLAEAAGVDVLLVGDSLAMVVLGHDDTLSVTMDEMLHHVRAVAKGSETALVVADMPFLSYQVSVETAVANAGRFLKEGRAGAVKLEGGREVVPQVRAMAAAGIPVLGHVGLTPQHLAALGGFKVQSKTAEAAAKLLDDALALAEAGCFAIVLECIPAPVAAAVTKALPVPTIGIGAGPDCDGQVLVFHDVLGLYDRLRPRFVKQFGTLGEQAVAALTRYVEAVRSSDFPGPEQSFSMAPDALAAFSALIGKNDDIPDSLKTKP, encoded by the coding sequence ATGCCGAGAATTTCCGCCCCAGACGTGACTGCCGCCAAAGGGGCGCGTAAAATCGCCATGCTGGCTGCCTATGACTATACATCTGCCCGCCTGGCCGAGGCGGCCGGGGTGGATGTCCTGCTCGTCGGCGATTCCCTGGCCATGGTGGTTTTGGGGCACGACGACACGTTGTCGGTGACCATGGATGAAATGCTCCACCATGTCCGAGCCGTGGCCAAGGGCTCGGAAACGGCCCTGGTGGTGGCGGACATGCCCTTTTTGTCCTATCAGGTTTCGGTCGAGACGGCCGTGGCCAATGCCGGCCGCTTCCTCAAGGAAGGCCGGGCCGGAGCCGTCAAACTCGAAGGCGGACGCGAGGTGGTCCCCCAAGTGCGGGCCATGGCGGCTGCCGGCATTCCCGTCCTTGGCCATGTGGGGCTCACCCCGCAGCATCTGGCAGCGCTCGGCGGATTTAAAGTCCAGTCCAAAACGGCCGAGGCGGCAGCCAAGCTGCTGGACGACGCCCTGGCCCTGGCTGAGGCCGGTTGTTTCGCCATCGTGCTCGAATGCATCCCGGCCCCGGTGGCGGCGGCCGTAACCAAAGCCCTGCCCGTGCCCACGATCGGCATCGGGGCCGGACCGGATTGCGACGGCCAGGTCCTGGTCTTCCACGACGTCTTAGGACTCTACGACCGCTTGCGCCCACGATTCGTGAAACAGTTCGGGACACTCGGGGAGCAGGCCGTGGCCGCATTGACGCGGTACGTCGAGGCGGTTAGGAGTTCGGATTTTCCGGGACCGGAGCAGAGTTTTTCCATGGCCCCGGACGCGCTGGCCGCGTTCTCGGCCCTGATCGGGAAAAACGATGACATTCCCGATAGCTTGAAGACCAAGCCCTGA
- a CDS encoding tetratricopeptide repeat protein encodes MKNKQYDDDVREFIALQNGVFLVVSTDALFNKNLRSTLLRHLTIKDECVHNIATTEQLPKNIKQLRAKSHKILVFIERELNGRNTSDIIRYLKNDFANDLFVVVLTTEVERDKLVLLHELGADNIITKPISADTMIEKIAFTVKPRGQLGEFMDKGRQCLEMGDALEAAKIARQVLDMKSNSPSGLLLMGDALRAMGKKDEALRAYTQAEKGARLFLDPLKKIAELHHEEGNTTEEIKFLERLDKLSPLNVDRKVDIGTGYIKLGDTDKAKAAFDMAVRIATKEALDAVSRVTQTIAMRCMESAPELSEQYLRQSLNTRKNMLDRSDIETFNRLGLMLRRQGKWQEAIAEYRKALKISPDDPGLYYNISMAYTEGRQYIEAYQYLDRSLSLNPDLWKNGEAVCYNIATVYRRYGKKDPAVDYLKKALEINPGYEKAKSLLQEMGAGR; translated from the coding sequence ATGAAAAACAAGCAGTATGACGACGACGTCCGGGAATTCATTGCCCTGCAAAACGGGGTGTTCCTGGTCGTCAGCACCGATGCCCTTTTTAACAAAAACCTGCGCAGCACCCTGCTTCGCCACCTGACCATCAAGGATGAATGCGTTCACAACATTGCCACAACTGAGCAACTCCCCAAAAACATCAAGCAATTGCGCGCAAAGAGCCACAAGATCCTTGTCTTCATCGAACGGGAACTAAACGGTCGCAACACCTCCGATATTATCCGCTATCTTAAAAACGATTTTGCCAATGACCTTTTTGTGGTGGTCCTGACGACGGAAGTCGAGCGCGACAAGCTTGTCCTGCTCCACGAACTCGGTGCGGACAACATCATCACCAAGCCCATCTCTGCGGATACGATGATCGAAAAGATCGCCTTCACGGTCAAACCCCGGGGACAGCTTGGCGAGTTTATGGACAAGGGCCGCCAGTGCCTGGAGATGGGCGATGCCCTGGAGGCGGCCAAAATCGCCAGACAGGTCCTGGACATGAAGTCCAACAGCCCGTCGGGACTCCTGCTTATGGGCGACGCCCTGCGGGCCATGGGCAAAAAGGATGAGGCGCTTCGGGCCTATACCCAGGCGGAAAAAGGAGCTCGGCTCTTTCTCGATCCCCTTAAAAAGATTGCCGAACTCCACCACGAGGAAGGCAATACCACCGAAGAAATCAAGTTCTTGGAGCGTCTGGACAAACTCTCGCCGCTCAACGTCGACCGCAAGGTGGACATCGGCACGGGCTACATCAAGCTTGGCGATACGGACAAAGCCAAGGCCGCCTTTGATATGGCGGTGCGCATCGCCACCAAGGAAGCCCTGGACGCTGTCAGCCGCGTCACCCAGACCATTGCCATGCGCTGCATGGAGTCCGCCCCGGAATTGTCCGAGCAGTATCTGCGCCAGTCGCTCAATACCCGAAAAAACATGCTCGACCGCTCCGATATCGAGACCTTCAACCGTTTGGGGCTCATGCTGCGCCGCCAGGGCAAGTGGCAGGAAGCCATTGCCGAATATCGCAAGGCCCTTAAAATATCCCCTGACGATCCCGGGCTCTACTACAATATTTCCATGGCTTACACCGAAGGCCGCCAGTACATTGAAGCCTACCAATACCTGGATCGGTCCTTGTCGCTCAATCCCGATCTTTGGAAAAACGGCGAGGCGGTGTGCTACAATATCGCCACGGTCTATCGTCGCTACGGCAAGAAAGATCCGGCCGTGGACTATCTCAAAAAAGCCCTGGAAATAAATCCCGGCTATGAAAAGGCCAAATCCCTGCTTCAGGAGATGGGCGCGGGCCGCTAG
- the lgt gene encoding prolipoprotein diacylglyceryl transferase, whose product MIVHPDFDPVAVSLGPVSVRWYGLMYLIGFAAAWILGRCRASRPGSGWTALEVDDLVTYMVLGVVVGGRVGYMLFYDLPALAANPLSLFMVWQGGMSFHGGFLGVLTVVWLWGRKTGKGFWGVADFTAPLAPFGIFAGRIGNFINGELWGKATNLPWGVLFSDPRAGGVPRHPSQLYEALLEGAALFTIVWLYSAKKHKPGAVSGVFSLYYGIFRFAVEFVRLPDPQLGYLAFGWLTMGQLLSLPVIALGLWLILRPAHEPAAA is encoded by the coding sequence ATGATCGTCCATCCCGACTTTGATCCCGTGGCTGTGAGCCTCGGCCCTGTCAGCGTCCGTTGGTACGGCCTTATGTACCTGATCGGTTTTGCCGCGGCCTGGATACTCGGACGCTGCCGGGCCTCGCGTCCGGGTTCAGGCTGGACCGCCCTTGAAGTCGACGATCTGGTGACCTACATGGTACTTGGCGTGGTGGTCGGCGGACGGGTGGGCTACATGCTCTTTTACGATCTGCCGGCCCTGGCCGCCAATCCGCTGTCTCTTTTTATGGTCTGGCAGGGGGGAATGTCGTTTCACGGCGGCTTTTTGGGCGTACTCACGGTGGTATGGCTGTGGGGCCGCAAAACCGGCAAGGGCTTCTGGGGTGTGGCCGATTTCACCGCCCCTCTGGCCCCGTTCGGCATTTTCGCCGGCCGCATCGGCAACTTCATAAACGGCGAACTCTGGGGCAAGGCGACCAATCTGCCCTGGGGCGTCCTCTTTTCCGACCCCCGGGCCGGGGGTGTTCCCCGCCATCCGTCGCAGCTCTACGAGGCCCTGCTCGAGGGTGCAGCCCTTTTCACCATTGTCTGGCTCTACTCGGCCAAGAAGCACAAGCCGGGAGCGGTCAGCGGCGTCTTTTCCCTGTACTACGGCATCTTTCGCTTTGCCGTGGAATTCGTGCGCCTGCCTGACCCCCAGCTCGGCTATCTGGCCTTTGGCTGGCTGACCATGGGCCAGCTCTTAAGCCTTCCGGTCATCGCCCTTGGCCTCTGGCTCATCCTGCGCCCGGCACACGAACCGGCGGCAGCGTAA
- a CDS encoding glutaminyl-peptide cyclotransferase, which translates to MSSTIRRLAAIALPVLLVCSCLAGVGLAAPLLPAVIKTRLPHDPKAFTQGLLYHDGFLYESTGLYGQSTLRRVDPATGQVLARRVLPATIFGEGLALVRGLLYQLSWREGRVLVSKPADLSPAGEFPLPTEGWGACVLNGMLVVSDGSDKLFFYDPATMAAIGAVSVTDDGAPVTRLNELELIAGQIWANVWGDDRIAVIDPASGRVTAWVDCSGLRPGVTATDLNKVLNGIAHDPATGRVWVTGKHWPELFEITVPGLPTGGAH; encoded by the coding sequence ATGTCCTCGACTATTAGACGACTTGCGGCCATTGCGCTGCCCGTGTTGCTGGTTTGCTCCTGTCTGGCCGGCGTCGGCCTGGCTGCGCCGCTGTTGCCCGCAGTCATAAAGACCCGGCTGCCCCATGATCCCAAGGCCTTTACCCAGGGCCTGCTCTACCACGACGGTTTTTTGTACGAGAGCACGGGACTCTACGGCCAATCGACCCTTCGCCGGGTGGATCCGGCCACCGGGCAGGTGCTGGCCCGACGGGTGCTCCCGGCCACAATTTTCGGCGAGGGCCTGGCCCTGGTTCGCGGGCTGTTGTACCAGCTCTCCTGGCGGGAAGGCCGGGTGCTGGTTTCCAAGCCGGCGGACCTGTCCCCGGCTGGGGAGTTCCCGCTGCCGACCGAGGGATGGGGGGCCTGCGTCCTCAATGGCATGCTTGTGGTCAGCGACGGCTCGGATAAACTGTTTTTTTATGATCCCGCCACCATGGCTGCCATCGGGGCGGTATCCGTAACCGACGACGGTGCGCCTGTGACACGCCTCAATGAGCTGGAGCTGATTGCCGGGCAGATCTGGGCCAATGTCTGGGGGGATGACCGCATTGCCGTCATTGATCCGGCCAGCGGCCGGGTGACGGCCTGGGTGGACTGTTCTGGGCTGCGCCCGGGCGTCACGGCCACCGACCTCAACAAGGTGTTAAATGGCATCGCCCACGATCCGGCCACCGGGCGGGTCTGGGTGACCGGCAAACACTGGCCCGAACTGTTTGAGATCACCGTGCCGGGATTGCCCACAGGCGGCGCCCACTAG
- a CDS encoding sigma-54 interaction domain-containing protein has protein sequence MEFEKHLREIVNTMSEGLLLVGANGAIAMVNEALTRLTGYGREELVGQSCRVFDCDLCERERGGGGGAWCRLFAEKTTRAKRCMIRRKDGTYLPVLKNQSLLRDTAGQPLFAVETLTDLSELAGLDRKVEELTRLLSADEGFHGMIGASPAMRRVFDLLERAAGSDAPVLLVGESGTGKELAAWAIHELGRRRQGPFIPFNCAALSEALLESELFGHAKGAFTGAHRHRQGRFEAADGGDIFLDEIGDAPASIQVKLLRVLETKRFERVGENRSVRADVRVISATNRDLSRLVAAGRFREDLFFRINVIPIELPPLRTRLEDLAPLAEHFLRRLASQAARPVPSISPEAMRILLAHPWPGNVRELKSALEYAFVVTDAGPVEPRHLPPSLLMPASQDIPAAVCRPGVVLEAQRSELVTALRQAGGNRSKAARILGVSRGTILNRMRRYGVDSRHVLDY, from the coding sequence GTGGAATTTGAAAAGCACCTCAGGGAAATCGTCAACACCATGAGCGAAGGCCTCCTGCTGGTGGGAGCCAACGGGGCTATTGCCATGGTCAACGAGGCGCTTACACGCCTGACCGGCTATGGCCGGGAGGAGCTCGTTGGCCAGTCCTGCCGGGTGTTTGACTGCGACCTGTGCGAACGGGAACGGGGAGGCGGCGGCGGCGCGTGGTGCCGACTGTTTGCCGAAAAAACCACCCGGGCCAAGCGCTGCATGATCCGGCGCAAGGACGGGACTTATCTGCCGGTGCTCAAAAACCAGTCGCTTCTGCGCGATACCGCCGGTCAGCCGCTTTTTGCCGTGGAAACCCTGACGGATCTGTCCGAACTGGCCGGGCTGGATCGCAAGGTGGAGGAACTGACCCGCCTCCTTTCCGCCGATGAGGGCTTTCACGGCATGATCGGGGCCTCGCCGGCCATGCGCCGGGTGTTTGATTTGCTCGAGCGGGCGGCCGGGAGCGATGCGCCGGTGCTGCTTGTGGGTGAATCCGGCACGGGCAAGGAACTGGCGGCCTGGGCTATTCATGAGCTTGGCCGGCGGCGGCAGGGACCGTTTATTCCCTTCAATTGCGCCGCCCTGTCCGAAGCATTGCTAGAGAGCGAACTGTTTGGCCATGCCAAGGGTGCGTTTACCGGAGCCCACCGCCATCGCCAGGGCCGGTTTGAGGCCGCGGACGGGGGCGACATCTTTTTGGATGAAATCGGCGACGCCCCAGCCTCCATCCAGGTCAAGCTGCTGCGTGTCCTTGAGACCAAGCGCTTTGAGCGGGTGGGCGAAAACAGGTCTGTGCGGGCCGATGTACGGGTTATTTCCGCCACCAATCGCGATTTGTCCCGGCTGGTGGCGGCAGGGCGTTTTCGGGAAGACCTTTTTTTCCGGATAAACGTCATTCCCATTGAGTTGCCGCCACTGCGCACCCGGCTTGAGGATCTGGCTCCCCTGGCCGAGCATTTCCTGCGTCGTCTGGCCTCCCAGGCTGCCCGGCCCGTGCCCTCCATTTCCCCGGAAGCCATGCGCATCCTTCTGGCCCATCCCTGGCCCGGCAATGTGCGCGAGCTCAAAAGCGCCCTGGAATACGCCTTTGTGGTCACCGACGCAGGTCCGGTGGAACCCCGGCATCTGCCGCCGTCGCTGCTCATGCCAGCCAGCCAGGACATTCCTGCCGCAGTCTGCCGCCCGGGCGTCGTGCTCGAAGCCCAGCGCAGCGAACTCGTAACCGCCCTGCGTCAGGCCGGGGGCAACCGTTCGAAAGCGGCCAGAATACTTGGCGTCAGCCGTGGCACGATCCTCAACCGCATGCGCCGCTACGGCGTGGATTCACGACATGTCCTCGACTATTAG
- a CDS encoding outer membrane beta-barrel protein — translation MKLAITLIAACAVLAQTGLALAQEYTQGTSYVEPRGGVYGTTNKNVGVVGTYGGAAGHYIADGVAIEAEGLGYAVDQTTKTATPLGVSSKQETNNATGIAAMARWNFVRTPKGTLFVGAGGGGVFADKDLPYNGSKQSGAGQADVGASVALAKNVSLKAAGRYQHLGSFSDNGMDSLGGNVGFKISF, via the coding sequence ATGAAGCTCGCCATCACCCTCATCGCCGCCTGCGCCGTGCTTGCGCAGACCGGGTTGGCCTTGGCCCAGGAATACACCCAGGGGACGAGCTACGTCGAACCCCGGGGCGGCGTGTATGGAACAACCAACAAGAACGTCGGCGTGGTTGGCACCTACGGCGGTGCGGCCGGGCACTATATTGCCGACGGCGTCGCCATCGAAGCCGAAGGTCTAGGCTACGCCGTGGATCAGACAACCAAGACAGCAACGCCCCTTGGCGTCAGCAGCAAGCAGGAAACCAACAACGCCACGGGTATTGCCGCCATGGCCCGCTGGAATTTTGTGCGAACGCCCAAGGGAACGCTCTTTGTCGGCGCCGGCGGCGGCGGCGTGTTTGCCGACAAGGACCTGCCCTATAACGGCTCCAAGCAAAGCGGGGCCGGACAGGCCGATGTCGGCGCTTCGGTCGCCCTGGCGAAAAACGTCAGTCTCAAGGCTGCCGGACGTTACCAGCACCTGGGATCGTTTTCCGACAACGGGATGGACAGCCTGGGCGGGAACGTCGGCTTTAAGATCAGCTTTTAG